A single Crateriforma conspicua DNA region contains:
- a CDS encoding histidine kinase — MNLLPDRFSRWIAESRRWRLILLVGGLGLLGLMMTLVLRVDGRWLPAEVRRLQQEEAYLSSTVDRDVLYEPQDPLRAGFHTRYQDSADAKEWVIVDLGKPFALDRIVLAPTCIRDSNNRLVTGYGLPRHVRIEASDTEDFASPRLLAERQLNASETTGRYPIQFVSHGRRGRFIRVTLSELADKDGQYFASLGELIVISGNRNVAQWRPLKTSSSIETDMRWSVEFLVDEFSILSAPQIATPSSTDGYLVRDTLTLPHEIVVDLGQTYDIDELRLYPAQPKSEPFTPGWGFPARFRVEVSQTADFADPTVLLGFEGFDLRHWTDRPLIIPVGTRPFFTRNQPLFAAAPSESIPEMPVDPVPARFVKVYVSGSDSRLSPPVIALAELQVFAGTENVALGKSVSASETSERWSSSALVDGFNSRWKLIPDYDWLVRIKRRQFDEEALQKIRGELGDTYSQLWRRLAAGGGAAILVIIGSLTWGMTSERSRTKRETKRLRDRIASDLHDDIGSNLGTIRLISQTILMNPNCDDELRQDINEIAKIATETSDSMRDILWLIKPTTMNLDEFVGRLRQTANRMLGHCQLQVDVTENIPAMEVSVAWRRNVFLCYKELLHNLQKHGYPEHVSIWIEYRAPRFQIVITDDGRKFHPATVHRGEGLANIEKRMREIGGHIRFVQQDRRVATLQTKIS; from the coding sequence ATGAACCTGTTGCCCGATCGTTTTTCGCGATGGATCGCCGAAAGCCGGCGTTGGCGACTGATCCTGCTTGTCGGCGGACTGGGGTTGCTGGGCCTGATGATGACTCTGGTGTTGCGTGTCGACGGACGCTGGTTGCCGGCGGAGGTCCGGCGTCTGCAACAAGAGGAAGCGTACTTGTCGTCCACGGTGGACCGCGACGTCTTGTACGAACCTCAAGATCCCTTGCGGGCAGGATTCCACACGCGATACCAGGATTCTGCCGACGCTAAAGAATGGGTTATCGTCGATCTGGGCAAACCATTTGCATTGGATCGAATCGTTCTGGCCCCCACATGCATCCGCGACAGCAACAATCGTTTGGTCACCGGATATGGTCTGCCCCGACACGTCAGAATCGAAGCCTCCGATACCGAAGACTTTGCATCGCCGCGATTGCTGGCTGAACGACAACTGAATGCATCGGAGACGACAGGTCGTTACCCGATTCAATTCGTTTCGCACGGCCGACGTGGACGATTCATTCGGGTGACCCTTTCGGAGTTGGCCGACAAGGACGGACAGTATTTTGCGTCGCTGGGCGAACTGATCGTCATTTCGGGTAATCGGAATGTGGCCCAGTGGCGCCCCCTGAAGACATCCAGTTCGATTGAAACCGACATGCGATGGTCAGTGGAATTTCTGGTCGACGAATTCTCGATCCTGTCGGCTCCACAGATTGCCACGCCCAGCAGCACCGATGGCTATCTGGTCCGTGATACCCTAACACTGCCTCATGAAATCGTCGTCGACTTGGGCCAGACCTACGACATCGACGAACTGAGGCTGTATCCGGCACAACCGAAATCGGAACCATTCACACCGGGCTGGGGATTCCCGGCACGATTTCGCGTGGAAGTCAGTCAAACCGCGGACTTCGCTGACCCCACGGTGCTGCTGGGTTTCGAAGGATTTGATCTTCGGCACTGGACGGATCGTCCGCTGATCATTCCCGTGGGAACGCGTCCGTTCTTCACTCGCAACCAACCCCTGTTCGCCGCGGCCCCGTCCGAATCGATTCCGGAAATGCCCGTTGATCCGGTCCCCGCACGTTTCGTCAAAGTGTACGTATCGGGCAGCGATTCACGGCTATCGCCTCCCGTGATCGCGTTAGCTGAATTACAAGTTTTCGCGGGCACCGAGAACGTTGCACTTGGAAAATCCGTCTCGGCTTCCGAAACGTCGGAACGCTGGAGTTCATCAGCGCTGGTCGACGGATTCAACAGCCGTTGGAAACTGATTCCCGACTATGATTGGCTGGTGCGAATCAAGCGACGGCAATTCGACGAAGAGGCGTTACAGAAGATCCGCGGCGAATTGGGCGATACCTATTCGCAACTGTGGCGGCGACTGGCCGCCGGCGGCGGAGCGGCGATTTTGGTGATCATCGGATCGCTGACCTGGGGCATGACCAGCGAACGTTCACGGACAAAACGAGAGACCAAACGTCTTCGTGATCGCATCGCCAGCGACTTGCACGATGACATCGGCAGCAATTTGGGAACCATCCGATTGATCAGCCAAACGATCTTGATGAATCCGAATTGTGACGATGAACTTCGCCAAGACATCAACGAAATCGCTAAGATCGCCACCGAGACCAGCGATTCGATGCGTGACATCCTGTGGCTGATCAAGCCGACCACGATGAACTTGGATGAATTCGTGGGTCGTCTACGGCAAACCGCCAACCGCATGCTGGGGCACTGTCAATTACAAGTCGATGTGACCGAGAACATCCCCGCGATGGAGGTCTCGGTCGCTTGGCGGCGGAATGTTTTCTTGTGCTATAAAGAACTGCTTCACAACCTGCAAAAACACGGATATCCCGAACACGTTTCCATCTGGATCGAATATCGGGCACCACGATTTCAAATCGTCATCACCGACGACGGCCGAAAGTTTCATCCCGCCACCGTGCATCGGGGCGAAGGCCTGGCCAACATCGAAAAACGCATGCGAGAAATTGGCGGCCACATCCGCTTTGTCCAACAAGATCGACGTGTCGCAACGTTGCAAACGAAAATCAGCTAA